The Polluticoccus soli sequence AGGTTGTAATAAAAATGATGTGTAAGAACGACATTCGCCAGGATAATAGCCGAAGCAGACGCCCAAAACAGCTTGCCTTTTATATTCTTGCTTGTGACAACAAACAACCAAACCATAAAAGCAATCACCCATAATACGATCATCACGATATTGCCAGGGAAAACGATAACAGTGGTCAACAACGCGGCGATCAATATGAGAGCGGAAATAACAATCTGTGTTGGATTGAATATCCTGAATAGCCTGACGTAGCGTGCATCTTCAAACAAATGGTTTATAAAAACCGCCGTTATTGTAGCCGCTAAAGGAAACACGACAAATATATAATGCGGCAATTGGTAACGCGAGGAACCTAATGCCACATAAGCAAGCAAAAAGCCTCCCATAGTAACCCATTCCTGCTGGGGTTGCAGGCGAAACTTTTGTTTTACCAGGTCTATAATATTTACCACGAGGGCCGTAACGAAAAGAAGGATCCATGGCAAAAACGACCAGCCCATATTCACCAATAAAAAATCAAAACCGGCACCGTTGCTCCATGGGCTTTCGCCTGTGATGCGCCCGAAACTCTGTGACCAGTAAAAGAACCTGAGACCTGAAACACCGGTAAGACCGTTCACCGTTTTTTCAGGATGCATGTCAAACTGCTGGTAAAGACCGATGCTCATTGGCACCAGGAAAATGGCGATAAGAACTGCATCAAATAAATGATACGGACTAAACATTTGTTTCCAGTTGCGTTTTAGCACCCAATCGCTGCCGAAGCAAAACAGTGGCACCAGTAGCGCTATCGGCCCTTTGGTCATCATACCGCAGGCAATGCTGGCTGTTCCACCTAACACATAATACCAGCGCCGATGCAGTTCCGCCTCCTTTATCATCCATATGGCTGTTATCACGCAGCTCATGAGAATGAGGTCCGTACGTACATCGTTTGTCATCAGGAACATGCCCTGGCAAGTGCCTAGAATGAGTGCAGCCATGCGCCCCATGTTTTCATTATATAGCAGTCTGGCCAAGCGATACGTGGCATAAATAGCCCACAGCCCAAACAGGATCGACGGTAGCTTATAACCCAAATTATTAACACCGAAAACGCTCATGCTCAACGCACTGACCCAAAACAGGAAAGGAGGTTTATCAAGGTAATCGAAACCGCGATCGTATACCTGGAGATAGCTTCCGCTGTGCATCATTTCCCGACTTATCTCGGCATATTGCGATGCATCAATGTCCATAATATCTACGCGGATCGCAGACAGGTGAAGTATGGCTACCAGAACAAAAACCCAGAAGGGTACCTTTGGCATGAATATATTTTGCGGTAGCAAAAATAGTTGCAATTTTATCGCCATGCTCCAAGTCCGTCATTATTCTTTCGAACTGGCCTTTGAATACCCCTTCACTATATCAAAGGGAACTAAGACGCACCAACCAACATTTGTAGTGGCGTTAGGGTTAGGGAACTTGACCGGCTTTGGCGAGGCCCCGGCTATTAATTATTACAATGTTACAGTGCAGGGAATGATCGATGCCCTTGAAGCCAAAAGAGGTGTTATAGAACGATATGCACTGATGGATCCGCAACGCTTCTGGCATTTTCTACATCACCTGCTGCCTGGTAATGAATTCTTGATAGCAGCGCTGGATATGGCAGGCTGGGACCTGTTCGCTAAGATGCGCAAGCAACCTCTTTACCAGCTGCTGGGCTTCAAATGGCAAAATGTTCCACTGACAGACTATACCATCGGCCTTGGTACGGCAGAAGAAATGGTCGCCAAGCTAAAAGCGCATCCCTGGCCACTATATAAAATAAAACTCGGCCGCGTTGATGACATCGACCTGTTACGAGCGCTTCGCCAGCATACCGATGCTCCATTCAGGGTAGATGCCAATGAAGGCTGGACGTTTGATGAAGCAAAGGCCTTACTTCCAGAACTTGCAAAGCTCGGGGTGAATATGGTTGAACAACCTTTGAAACGTAGCGATAACGAAGCTATGAAAGAACTTAAAACATTGTCACCATTGCCGCTTTTTGCCGACGAAAGCTGCGTGACAGAAGAAGACGTCAAAAACTGCGTTGAAGGATTTCACGGTATCAACATTAAACTGACAAAGTGTGGTGGCATAACGCCGGCGCTGAGAATGACACAGGAAGCCCGCAAACTTGGCCTCAAGGTAATGATGGGATCGATGAACGAAAGTACCCTTGGCTCGGCTGCCATCGCGCATTTGATGCCTATACTGGATGAGGTGGATGCTGATGGACCGCTACTACTGAAAGAAGATATAGCTGAAGGACTTACCTATAACAATGGCCAGATAACTGTAAGTAACTATACTGGTCTCGGTGTAGGTTTTAAAGGAACTAAATTTGAGAAAAAGTAATTAGACACTAGTTTTGAGCGATGCAGATACGGCAAAATGTTTCACTGAAGCCTTATAATACGTTTGGTATAGACATCCCGGCAGAGTCTTTCATCGAGATCAACGATCATGATGCACTTGCAGATATTCTCACCGACAAAAGCCTACCTGCTAAAAAAAATATACTTGGCGGAGGTAGTAACGTGCTACTTACGCAACCGGTTAAAGGCCTTACCATACTCAACAAAGGCAAAGGCATCATTAAAGTAAATGAAGATGATGAGAAAGTATGGATCGATGTCAATTCAGGTGAAGTGTGGCACGATCTCGTTTTATATTCCATAAACAACGGATGGGCCGGCATTGAAAATCTTTCCCTGATACCTGGCACCGTTGGTGCATCCCCTATGCAAAATATAGGTGCTTATGGGGTGGAAGCAAAAGAGACAATAGAATCTGTTACTTTCTGGCATCTCGACGACAAGGCTTACATTACCCTAAACAACAACGATTGCCGGTTCGGCTATCGCGATAGCATTTTCAAGCACGAACTGAAAAACAAAGTATTCATTACTTCAGTTCGTTACCGGCTTAATAAAATTCCGACGTTCAACATTAGCTACGGCGCCATTGAGCAGGAATTGGAGAAAATGAATGTGACAGAGCTGTCTATAAAAGCCATTTCAGACGCTGTGATCTCCATTCGCACCAGCAAATTACCGGATCCTAAACAGATCGGCAATGCAGGCAGCTTTTTTAAAAACCCAAGTATTGCTATCACACAATATATTCAACTCAAGGAGCAATATCCCGATATGCCGTCTTATCCTGTCAACGAATCCCAGGTTAAAATACCTGCAGGCTGGCTGATAGAGCAATGTGGTTGGAAAGGTTTCCGCGACGGCAACATCGGCGTGCATCAAAAGCAGGCTTTAGTGCTGGTAAACTATGGCGGTGGCAGCGGATCAGACATCTGGGCATTATCTGAAAAAGTACTCAACTCTGTGCACGAGAAATACGGCATAGACCTGGAGCGTGAAGTACAGGTATGGTAATTAGCTGATCAACGGTAACCTGATAACGAAGGTAGTACCCTCACCCACCTTTGTCTCAAACCAGATCGATCCTCTCCAGAACTCGATGATCTTCTTTGTCATAGCCAGGCCGAGACCAGTGCCAGATGATTTTGTGGTAAAGTAAGGCTGAAATATTCGTTCCACTATGTCCTCCGGGATACCCTCACCATTATCAGCAAAGGCAATCAGCACGTGATCCTCATCCTTCGTCAGGTTCACCTGCACTTCACCGGAACGATCCTCAGGGACCGCCTGTACCGCGTTCTCCAACAGATTGGTAAATACACGCAATAACTGACTTTTGTCGGCATGCACTATAAGTTTTTCCTGAGTACCGTTCAATGACACGCGCACATTTTCTTCGTTCAGGTACAACTCAACAGCCTTATCCAACAGTTCATTCAGATCGAAGTTCTCGGGTTTTGCTTCAGGCATCTTTGCGAAGTTGGAGAACTCAGATGCGATATAAGAAAGGTTGTCTATCTGCTCGATCAGTGATTGTGATACCTTCAAGGCAAGTTCAGACACATTTGAATGGCCACTCTTTACCGCTTGCTGGAGATATTGAATGTTAAGCTTCATAGGCGTCAGCGGATTCTTGATCTCATGCGCCACCTGCCGCGCCATTTCGCGCCATGCGCTTTCGCGCTCATTCTGTGCAAGCAACACTGCATTCTCCTCCACTTTCTTCACCATCTTATTATACTCTGTCACCAGTGTACCTATTTCGTCCTCGTATGGCCAGTCGATAGGTTCATTTTGAGTAAGGCTCAATCTTTCAAACCTGTTGATAACGACACTTAGTGTTCTCGTCAACCAACGGGTAATGAATACCGTTAACACAGTTGACAACAGGAAAATGAAGGCATAAAGATTGATCAGCGCAACAAGGATATTCGAGATCTGGAAGTTCAGTTCTTTTTCAGACGAGAAGAATGGCACGTTTATGTACCCCAACGGTCTACCATCTTCATCGCGAATCGGAACATAACAGGAGAGATAGGACAATCTGCCGATCGTTTCCTGTTGTATTACGATCTGGTTGTTTCCTGCCAGTGTAAAGTAGGCATCAGGGCGTATAATACGAGCCAGCAGTATTTTATCGTAAATACTTTCCTGCGAGGCAACGTTCAAAATTCCACTTGACCCGAAAATATTAATATCGATCTTCTGTGCAGTTGCTAACGCTGTAATAAAATACTTGAATTCCGAACTTTTTGTCACTTGGGTAAAGCGATCGTTATTCGCCAATCCGTTTGCCTGTTTCAAGAACTGCAATGTAGACCGTTCAACTATCTGCATCGTCCGCGACATTTTCTTCTGGTTTGACTGCTTATACTGCATCGTGAAGTATACAATCGTGACCACACCGATTACAAGGAAGGATATCAACACGATCCCGAGCATAGAGAAGTGGATACGTTTCCGCAGTGTTAGGTTGATGAATTTATTGTATGACTTTGCCCTTGTGAAATATGCAAGACTCAATCGATACACCACTATAAACAAGACGATCAGTATCTGGATGCCGAATAAGTACGAGAACAAGGTGATACTATCCAACCACAGCTTATAGAAACGTATAACAATCACTGTTTTCGTATCATCAGCCTTATATCTTAATTCAGACGAACCATCCCATTTGGTGAAAATGTGTTCACCCTCAATATTCGCATCGCTCAAGTATACGGGAAAAGAATAATCGCCACTCTGCGTTAGTAATTTATTATTCACATACACCCCATACGCATAGTTGGCGTCACCCTGCCCAGCTTTGATACTTCCTGGTTGCAGCAATTCTGGGTATACAGTTTCTCCGCCAGATTCTTTAATAGAGAAATCAATAAAAACAGTACCTAATTTAGTAGTGCTGTCCCTATATACCGGTATTCGCGCCAGGTAATAATCGCCATCCTGGGCAAACTCCTTGTAATAAAGCGTGGAGTCTGCGGTCATTTCTGCATTCGCGGTTTCCCTATCAAGCGTCCGAAAGCTGACAGTATCACCGTTGAACAAATTATACCCTCCACGATCAAACAACAGTATTTTCGACTGGTATTTATTCAACTGCCCTCCCAGGTATAATGCATCAAACCGCTCATTGATAGACCGCCTGCGTTCAGGTGTCGGCGTTTCAAAAAACTGCTTGATCACACCGTCGCGCTGAATATTCAGTGAAATGTTCTTAAATGCATACTCAGTTACATCGTCACGTTGTCGTACCACCTCCTCCGCATAACGTTTACGTGTTTCAGCCTCATTAACATTGTAGAAATACAACAGCGTAGCCGTACAAAAGGCGCAAACTATTACAGACCAAAAGATCATTTGCGGAGAGAACAGATCTGAAATGTCCGTCAGCCTTTTAGAGTCCAGCAACATGAGAAATATTACAAGGCATCCAAGCAGGTAATAGGGCAAAAACTCGCTTCGGTTCTCATTGGTCAGTAAGATCAACAGTGTACCGGTTATCAGAACTGTCACATTTTTAACAGTTCTATTACCAACAAGAGCTAACAACTGAACATTAAAAAGATAAAAAACCAGACACGAAGCGCCTGTTATGAGTCCTATAGTTAAAAGACCAAGAATGGTATAGAATGTAATAGAATAAAAATGGCTGACATCGAACGATATCATCGAGTCTATTACCAGGCTTCGTATAATGTGTATATAGGCAGATGCGTACCAGATCAACAAACTGGTGATGGCAAATGCAGCAGCCATCCGTGCTGTTTTACTCAGCTTTACATTTCCGAAGAAATCGTAAGGCACATGGCGTAGTGTGAAGATGATTATCCACAGAAAACATAGCGTGTTAATGAGCAGATCACCCAATGAGGGCAAAAAACCGCTGGAGGCATATAGCTGCGGAGAAAATATCGGAAGATCACGCAAACCAAAAGGCATACCCCAGATATAGGTCGCTGCACGTACCAGGAGGATCGCGACTACCGTAACGGCAAAGCCAACCCACGGCGATCTCTTGCGGGTAAGGTATATAGTAATTAACTGCAGCCAAATGATGGTAGACAATAACGCGAGTGCCACCAGCCACAGCATCAGCTTACCAGGTATCCAATTAGCCTGCTCCTGCGGAAAATTGAGGTAGAACACCGGGCGACCTTCCAGGTTCTTTACTTCATAATTCCATTTAGCTTTCTTTTCCGTTACTTCAGTCGAAAGCGGGATATGCGATTCGGCCTCAAAATGCGATCGCAGGTAATTATTCTCGAACGGATACCGGTGAACTATTGCGATCAGCGCCGTAATATGCTTTGTACTATCCAGGTATTTAGGATGTAAGCATTTCTTCACGAAGCTTCCGCGATCGTTCTTCTCCAGTTTTTCATCAGTATGTAACCCGTTACAATCGGTAAGGAACTCATTCGTGTTCCAAAAAACCACAACGCCTCTATCATAACCAAACAGGTAATACGGAAGCTGTGTGATACGTTGAACGTCCTTTGCGGTCGGCACCTCGGCAAACAACCGTTTTATTAGTGTCGAGTCCTCAACAAGCTCATTCAGGCTTCGCTCTTTTTTATGAAGGTCTTCTGTAATGGCCTTCGCCATCTGGGCAGGCTTTACCTCCTGCGTCTTTACATAAAAGCGAAATATGGCTACACTCCATAGCAGTATGCTTAGCCACAGCCATCCGCGATATGGATATAACCTGAACACCTATATTATTCTGTTCCTTTTGCCTGGTTCCATAATGCGTCCATCTCCTCCAGCGTCATATTGTTGAGCGATTTGCCCTGCTCCCTGGCAAGATCCTCAATGTATTGAAAACGACGAATAAACTTTTTATTGGTACCCTCCAGGGCCAGCTCGGGGTCTACCTTAGCAAAACGCGCGTAGTTGATCAATGCAAACATCACGTCACCAAATTCATCTTCTATCTTTTGCTGGCTACCTGAGTCCACTGCCTCATACAGTTCTTTTATCTCCTCATCCACTTTCTCCTTCACCTGGTCAATATGGTCCCACTCAAAACCTACCTGTTTTGTTTTCTCCTGTAGTCTGAGTGCTTTTATCATGGCTGGCATTGAAGGAGGCACGCCGCTCAAAATAGATTTCTTTCCTTCCTTCAGCTTCAGCATCTCCCAATTTTGTTTTACCTGCTCTTCGCTTTCTACTTGTACACTTCCGTATATATGCGGATGACGCGAAACAAGTTTATTGCAAACCGCCTCGATCACATCATCAAATGTGAATTCATTCTTCTCAGCGCCAATCTTGCTGTAAAACACAATATGCAATAGCAGGTCACCCAACTCCTCTTTTAACTGTTGCCAGTTTTCCGATACAATAGCATCACCCAGCTCATACACTTCCTCTACTGTTTGCGGGCGCAGAGTTTGTATCGTTTGCTTTTTATCCCAGGGACAACGTTCCCTAAGCTCATCCATTATGGTTCTTAACCGCTCTATCGACTTTGCGTATTCCATATTTCTAACAGCTATTTATCTTCCTGCCATTTGTACCCTTTCATAGAAACACCAGCAAGTTGCAACGCACGTTCCACAACGGTATTGGCAGCCTCTTCCATATTGGCCGGCCGACTGTAGAACGATGGGGTAGCGGGACAAATGATCCCACCTGCTTCCGTTACAGCCGTCATGTTTCTTAAGTGAATCAGGTTATAAGGCGTTTCACGCACCACGCAGATCAGTTTCCTTCGTTCTTTCAGCATCACATCAGCGGCGCGGGTTATCAGGTCGTTGCTGATGCCCGCTGCTATTCTTCCCACGGTACCCATACTACACGGACAGATAATCAGTGCATGGTAAGAAGAACTGCCTGATGCAAATGGCGCCATGAAATCATTCTTCTGCCAAACTTTGAATGGGAACGACTTATAGTCTTCGTTACCAAGTTCGTATTGCCACACTGTAAACGCATTCTCACTCCACACCAGGCCTACTTCTTCCACCTGGTCGCCTAGTTTCGCGAGGCTTTCGAGCAGGAGTTTTGCATATATAGAACCGCTTGCACCGGTAACCGCCACGGCTATTTTCATATATAAATTATTATAGCAAGATATTAACAAAGCTACATGGAATTTACCGTAAATTCGTGATACTTAAATTTATTAAGACCAATGAAACGCGTACTGCTATTTGTGCTGTTGCTGCTCGCTATAAGCCCAATGACCTATGCCGGCGAAAAGAAAAAGAAAAAGAACAATAAAGAAGCGGGCATCAAATGGATGACCTGGACAGAAGCGCAGGCCAAAATGAAAAAGCAACCTAAAAAGGTATGGGTAGATGTGTATACAGACTGGTGCGGATGGTGCAAGGTCATGGACAAAAAAACCTTCAGCGACCCGCAGGTGATCAAGTACATGAACGAGAACTTTTATTCCATTAAGTTCAATTCAGAGAAGGATGATAGTATCAGTTTCATGGGCAAGCTGTATACCATTAAACCTGAAAACAAAGTAAATGACCTGGCGATTGAGCTTCTGCGTGGTCAAATGAGTTATCCGTCGTCTATTTATATGGAGGAAAATTTCCAGAATGCAGCTGCGATACCCGGCTACCAGCCAGTGCCGCAGATGGAATTGTTGCTAACTTATCTGACTTCCGGAAAATACAAAACCGTGTCCCTAGAGGATTATCAAAAAACGTTTGTCGGTACCTGGAAAGAAAATGAAGCTCCTGCCGCGCCTCCCGCAACGCACTAGTTACCTTCAACAATATATTTCATATCGGTCTTATAAAACTTGCAGGCCGGCTTTAGCCCGCACTCCTCGCATTTAGGTCTGCGGGCTACGCATATATAGCGACCATGCAGTATTAACCAGTGGTGCGCTTTATGAATAAGCTCGGTAGGTATATGCTTGATAAGCTGCATCTCAGTTTGCAGCGGCGTTTTTGCATTCACCGTTAGCCCAATGCGTGCCGATACCCGGAATACATGCGTATCCACAGCCATGTTGGGTTGATTGTAGATGACCGAGGTGATCACATTAGCCGTTTTTCGACCAACGCCGGGAAGCTTTATTAGTTCTTCAACCGTATCAGGTACCTCGTGGTAGTATTGTTCGACCAGCATCTTGCTCATGCCCATTAGGTGGCGCGTCTTGTTATTGGCAAAGCTGATGCTTCTGATGAACGGTTCGATATCCTCAAATTCAGCTTTCGACAGGCTTTCCGCATCCGGGAATTTTTCAAACAATGGCGGCGTTACCATATTCACCCGCTTGTCGGTGCATTGTGCGGAAAGTATAACCGCCACCAGCAGCTGGTACGGATCATCATAATGAAGTTCCGTTTCAGCTACAGGCATATTTTTCTGAAACCAATCTATTACAAAATCAAACCTTTCTTTCCTCGTCATATTAAAAGCCCGTTATTCGAAAGGAATAACGGGCTATAAAAATAGGCAGTTTATTTATTCTCGTCCGGCTCAAACTCCAGCACGGCCGAGTTCATACAGAAACGTTTATGTGTTGGCGGTGGCCCATCGTCGAAGATATGGCCAAGATGCGAATCACACCTGCCGCATACCACTTCTGTACGTACCATGCCGTGTGAATTATCCGGGATGTACTTTACACTATTGGGCCGGATGGCTTCATAAAAGCTGGGCCAGCCGCAACTGCTGGCAAACTTTGCATCGGAACGGAATAATGGGTTGCCACATACCGCACAATAGTACATGCCCCTTGTATCGGTCTTCCAGTACTTGCCGGTAAACGCCCATTCCGTCTCTGCCTCTCGTGCTATGGAGTACACTTCTCTCGGCAAAATTCTTTTCCATTCCTCGTTGCTCACGTTTAGGTGTGCGGTGTCCGTACGTGAATAGTACGGGTTGTTTTTATGTTCGTCACTCATAGACTGTTTGTTTTGTGCATTGGAACATTTGATGAACAGCAGGCTGCATACAGCCATTGTCAGTATCAGGTATCTCATAGCAAATTAATGATGCTTTATAAAATAACGGATAATCCGGCGGAAAGGTTTTCTAAAAAATGTTAAAGCCTTCCAAAGTCGATGAACCCGGGCTTAAGACATATTCTTTCTATCTTTCGTCCCATGAACAACCTCAGCCGCGATACCTTGCTGGGTGCCATTGCCGTATTGCTCATTGCCGCTTACCCTGTTTTCGGCAACCTGGCATACCTGCCGGTACAACTTTGGGACGAATCTCGCCTGGCAATGAATGCCTTCGAGATGAACCGTTCGGGCGAGTGGCTGGTCACAACTTTCGACGGTGAACCAGACCTCTGGAACACCAAGCCTCCCCTGATGATCTGGCTACAGGTGCTTTGCATTAAACTACATGGACTTAACGAACTGTCGCTACGCATACCTTCAGCGGCGGCTACATTACTGACACTTGGAATACTGTATTGGTTCACGGCCGTGAAGAAAAAAAGTCCACTGCTTGGCGTCATTACCTGCCTGGTGCTGATCACATCGCCCGGGTATACCGGCCTGCACCGTACACGAAGCGGCGACTACGACGCGCTGCTCGTTTTATTTACTACTGCCCATTGGATCTATATGTATCTGTACGCGGAAGAAAAAAAACGCCCTTGGTTTTATCTCAGCTTGCTGTGTTTAATAGCCGGCGCCATGACAAAGGGTGTAGCGGCTCTGATCTGCCTGCCTGCTATGTTCATCTATTTCGCAGTAACAAAACAGTTGGGTTATATATTAAAACAACGGGATGTATATATCGGTATAGCCGCATTTGTATTGAGCATTGGCGGCTACTACCTTCTGCGCGAATGGCGCATGCAGGGCTATCTTAATGCTGTTGCCTTTAATGATGTAACAGGCAGATTTGGCGACCCATCGACTGCAGAGG is a genomic window containing:
- a CDS encoding glycosyltransferase family 39 protein → MPKVPFWVFVLVAILHLSAIRVDIMDIDASQYAEISREMMHSGSYLQVYDRGFDYLDKPPFLFWVSALSMSVFGVNNLGYKLPSILFGLWAIYATYRLARLLYNENMGRMAALILGTCQGMFLMTNDVRTDLILMSCVITAIWMIKEAELHRRWYYVLGGTASIACGMMTKGPIALLVPLFCFGSDWVLKRNWKQMFSPYHLFDAVLIAIFLVPMSIGLYQQFDMHPEKTVNGLTGVSGLRFFYWSQSFGRITGESPWSNGAGFDFLLVNMGWSFLPWILLFVTALVVNIIDLVKQKFRLQPQQEWVTMGGFLLAYVALGSSRYQLPHYIFVVFPLAATITAVFINHLFEDARYVRLFRIFNPTQIVISALILIAALLTTVIVFPGNIVMIVLWVIAFMVWLFVVTSKNIKGKLFWASASAIILANVVLTHHFYYNLLQYQLGSQAGKYIKSRGIDPQNVVAYKCDDPLNAAHFYSSQVIRREDDLNKLSGYVLTGDEGMRDLVCRPRTVEKEGVYFKVSELTPDFLSSGKRHKAVKNYYLVKLQ
- a CDS encoding dipeptide epimerase, with the translated sequence MLQVRHYSFELAFEYPFTISKGTKTHQPTFVVALGLGNLTGFGEAPAINYYNVTVQGMIDALEAKRGVIERYALMDPQRFWHFLHHLLPGNEFLIAALDMAGWDLFAKMRKQPLYQLLGFKWQNVPLTDYTIGLGTAEEMVAKLKAHPWPLYKIKLGRVDDIDLLRALRQHTDAPFRVDANEGWTFDEAKALLPELAKLGVNMVEQPLKRSDNEAMKELKTLSPLPLFADESCVTEEDVKNCVEGFHGINIKLTKCGGITPALRMTQEARKLGLKVMMGSMNESTLGSAAIAHLMPILDEVDADGPLLLKEDIAEGLTYNNGQITVSNYTGLGVGFKGTKFEKK
- the murB gene encoding UDP-N-acetylmuramate dehydrogenase, with protein sequence MQIRQNVSLKPYNTFGIDIPAESFIEINDHDALADILTDKSLPAKKNILGGGSNVLLTQPVKGLTILNKGKGIIKVNEDDEKVWIDVNSGEVWHDLVLYSINNGWAGIENLSLIPGTVGASPMQNIGAYGVEAKETIESVTFWHLDDKAYITLNNNDCRFGYRDSIFKHELKNKVFITSVRYRLNKIPTFNISYGAIEQELEKMNVTELSIKAISDAVISIRTSKLPDPKQIGNAGSFFKNPSIAITQYIQLKEQYPDMPSYPVNESQVKIPAGWLIEQCGWKGFRDGNIGVHQKQALVLVNYGGGSGSDIWALSEKVLNSVHEKYGIDLEREVQVW
- a CDS encoding sensor histidine kinase; protein product: MFRLYPYRGWLWLSILLWSVAIFRFYVKTQEVKPAQMAKAITEDLHKKERSLNELVEDSTLIKRLFAEVPTAKDVQRITQLPYYLFGYDRGVVVFWNTNEFLTDCNGLHTDEKLEKNDRGSFVKKCLHPKYLDSTKHITALIAIVHRYPFENNYLRSHFEAESHIPLSTEVTEKKAKWNYEVKNLEGRPVFYLNFPQEQANWIPGKLMLWLVALALLSTIIWLQLITIYLTRKRSPWVGFAVTVVAILLVRAATYIWGMPFGLRDLPIFSPQLYASSGFLPSLGDLLINTLCFLWIIIFTLRHVPYDFFGNVKLSKTARMAAAFAITSLLIWYASAYIHIIRSLVIDSMISFDVSHFYSITFYTILGLLTIGLITGASCLVFYLFNVQLLALVGNRTVKNVTVLITGTLLILLTNENRSEFLPYYLLGCLVIFLMLLDSKRLTDISDLFSPQMIFWSVIVCAFCTATLLYFYNVNEAETRKRYAEEVVRQRDDVTEYAFKNISLNIQRDGVIKQFFETPTPERRRSINERFDALYLGGQLNKYQSKILLFDRGGYNLFNGDTVSFRTLDRETANAEMTADSTLYYKEFAQDGDYYLARIPVYRDSTTKLGTVFIDFSIKESGGETVYPELLQPGSIKAGQGDANYAYGVYVNNKLLTQSGDYSFPVYLSDANIEGEHIFTKWDGSSELRYKADDTKTVIVIRFYKLWLDSITLFSYLFGIQILIVLFIVVYRLSLAYFTRAKSYNKFINLTLRKRIHFSMLGIVLISFLVIGVVTIVYFTMQYKQSNQKKMSRTMQIVERSTLQFLKQANGLANNDRFTQVTKSSEFKYFITALATAQKIDINIFGSSGILNVASQESIYDKILLARIIRPDAYFTLAGNNQIVIQQETIGRLSYLSCYVPIRDEDGRPLGYINVPFFSSEKELNFQISNILVALINLYAFIFLLSTVLTVFITRWLTRTLSVVINRFERLSLTQNEPIDWPYEDEIGTLVTEYNKMVKKVEENAVLLAQNERESAWREMARQVAHEIKNPLTPMKLNIQYLQQAVKSGHSNVSELALKVSQSLIEQIDNLSYIASEFSNFAKMPEAKPENFDLNELLDKAVELYLNEENVRVSLNGTQEKLIVHADKSQLLRVFTNLLENAVQAVPEDRSGEVQVNLTKDEDHVLIAFADNGEGIPEDIVERIFQPYFTTKSSGTGLGLAMTKKIIEFWRGSIWFETKVGEGTTFVIRLPLIS
- the mazG gene encoding nucleoside triphosphate pyrophosphohydrolase, producing MEYAKSIERLRTIMDELRERCPWDKKQTIQTLRPQTVEEVYELGDAIVSENWQQLKEELGDLLLHIVFYSKIGAEKNEFTFDDVIEAVCNKLVSRHPHIYGSVQVESEEQVKQNWEMLKLKEGKKSILSGVPPSMPAMIKALRLQEKTKQVGFEWDHIDQVKEKVDEEIKELYEAVDSGSQQKIEDEFGDVMFALINYARFAKVDPELALEGTNKKFIRRFQYIEDLAREQGKSLNNMTLEEMDALWNQAKGTE
- a CDS encoding UbiX family flavin prenyltransferase, whose translation is MKIAVAVTGASGSIYAKLLLESLAKLGDQVEEVGLVWSENAFTVWQYELGNEDYKSFPFKVWQKNDFMAPFASGSSSYHALIICPCSMGTVGRIAAGISNDLITRAADVMLKERRKLICVVRETPYNLIHLRNMTAVTEAGGIICPATPSFYSRPANMEEAANTVVERALQLAGVSMKGYKWQEDK
- a CDS encoding thioredoxin family protein, which encodes MKRVLLFVLLLLAISPMTYAGEKKKKKNNKEAGIKWMTWTEAQAKMKKQPKKVWVDVYTDWCGWCKVMDKKTFSDPQVIKYMNENFYSIKFNSEKDDSISFMGKLYTIKPENKVNDLAIELLRGQMSYPSSIYMEENFQNAAAIPGYQPVPQMELLLTYLTSGKYKTVSLEDYQKTFVGTWKENEAPAAPPATH
- the nth gene encoding endonuclease III; protein product: MTRKERFDFVIDWFQKNMPVAETELHYDDPYQLLVAVILSAQCTDKRVNMVTPPLFEKFPDAESLSKAEFEDIEPFIRSISFANNKTRHLMGMSKMLVEQYYHEVPDTVEELIKLPGVGRKTANVITSVIYNQPNMAVDTHVFRVSARIGLTVNAKTPLQTEMQLIKHIPTELIHKAHHWLILHGRYICVARRPKCEECGLKPACKFYKTDMKYIVEGN
- the msrB gene encoding peptide-methionine (R)-S-oxide reductase MsrB; translation: MRYLILTMAVCSLLFIKCSNAQNKQSMSDEHKNNPYYSRTDTAHLNVSNEEWKRILPREVYSIAREAETEWAFTGKYWKTDTRGMYYCAVCGNPLFRSDAKFASSCGWPSFYEAIRPNSVKYIPDNSHGMVRTEVVCGRCDSHLGHIFDDGPPPTHKRFCMNSAVLEFEPDENK
- a CDS encoding ArnT family glycosyltransferase, coding for MNNLSRDTLLGAIAVLLIAAYPVFGNLAYLPVQLWDESRLAMNAFEMNRSGEWLVTTFDGEPDLWNTKPPLMIWLQVLCIKLHGLNELSLRIPSAAATLLTLGILYWFTAVKKKSPLLGVITCLVLITSPGYTGLHRTRSGDYDALLVLFTTAHWIYMYLYAEEKKRPWFYLSLLCLIAGAMTKGVAALICLPAMFIYFAVTKQLGYILKQRDVYIGIAAFVLSIGGYYLLREWRMQGYLNAVAFNDVTGRFGDPSTAEGNDYLYYARYILKGNFSYWALVLPFTLIYLVVTKNKETKRLGLYTLLLGCFYFIVISISRTKNTWYDMAVYPLWSLAAALAITHAIEWIADRSRYPIPSKILVTAAIVIVSHAHILNHIQKIDKEIYRDDYIGFFMKDILHHGNKHGDFAVVWNSYHANLYWYLKILRHQGREVKTAVYQDLKPGMRIASFEEEVQKYIESHYKYRITGQVEAVRFYKIMD